In one window of Brassica rapa cultivar Chiifu-401-42 chromosome A07, CAAS_Brap_v3.01, whole genome shotgun sequence DNA:
- the LOC103829410 gene encoding cysteine protease XCP2, with product MATRICFLLALTAASLSFSFAASHDFSIVGYAPEDLESHDKLIELFENWLSNFEKAYETVEEKFRRFEVFKDNLKHIDETNKKAKSYWLGLNEFADLSHEEFKNKYVGLKTDIVRRNDDERSYQEFAYKDVEALPKSVDWRKKGAVSYVKNQGSCGSCWAFSTVAAVEGINKIVTGNLTTLSEQELIDCDTTYNNGCNGGLMDYAFDYIVKNGGLRKEEDYPYSMEEGTCETQKDESEMVTINGHQDVPTNDEKSLLKALAHQPLSVAIDASGREFQFYSGGVFDGRCGVDLDHGVAAVGYGSSKGSDYIIVKNSWGPKWGEKGYIRMKRNTGKAEGLCGINKMASFPTKTK from the exons ATGGCTACAAGAATCTGTTTTCTTCTTGCCTTAACCGCTGCATCACTATCCTTCTCTTTCGCTGCTTCCCACGATTTTTCCATCGTTGGATATGCCCCCGAGGATTTAGAGTCTCATGACAAACTCATCGAACTCTTCGAAAACTGGCTCTCCAACTTCGAGAAAGCTTACGAAACCGTTGAAGAGAAGTTTCGTAGGTTCGAAGTTTTCAAGGATAACCTAAAGCACATCGATGAGACTAACAAGAAAGCGAAAAGCTACTGGCTTGGTCTCAACGAGTTTGCTGATTTGAGCCACGAAGAATTTAAGAACAAGTACGTGGGACTCAAGACTGATATAGTGAGACGCAATGATGATGAAAGATCTTACCAAGAGTTCGCTTATAAGGACGTTGAGGCTTTGCCTAAATCTGTTGACTGGAGAAAGAAAGGAGCCGTGAGCTATGTCAAGAACCAAGGCTCTTGCG GAAGTTGTTGGGCGTTTTCGACCGTGGCTGCAGTGGAAGGTATAAACAAGATTGTGACAGGAAACTTGACAACATTATCAGAACAAGAACTCATAGACTGTGACACAACCTACAACAATGGCTGCAACGGTGGTCTCATGGACTATGCTTTTGACTACATTGTCAAGAACGGTGGTCTTCGCAAGGAAGAGGACTATCCTTACTCCATGGAAGAAGGAACCTGCGAGACGCAAAAGGATGAATCTGAAATGGTGACTATCAATGGGCACCAAGATGTACCTACCAATGATGAGAAGAGTCTCTTGAAGGCATTGGCTCATCAGCCTCTCAGTGTCGCCATTGATGCTTCTGGTAGAGAGTTCCAGTTCTATAGCGGC GGTGTCTTTGATGGGCGGTGCGGGGTGGATTTGGATCATGGTGTGGCTGCGGTTGGGTACGGATCAAGCAAGGGTTCGGATTACATCATAGTGAAGAATTCTTGGGGACCAAAGTGGGGAGAGAAAGGTTACATTAGGATGAAGAGGAACACTGGTAAAGCAGAGGGTCTCTGTGGAATCAACAAGATGGCTTCTTTCCCCACCAAAACTAAGTGA